The stretch of DNA GCGCGCGACAGGACGATGCCCTTGGCGCCCAGCTCTATGACGTGCGCCTCGAGGCTGTCACCCACGCCGTAGCGCAGGATGCCCTCGTCGTCCTTGAGCTCACGCAGCTCGATCATCGCCTCGCTCTTGGAGGCGCCGTCGAGCGACACGAACGCGGTGTCCGCGCCGAGCTGGAAGATGGTGCCCTTGACCTTCTCGCCCAGGCGGACACCCCGGCGACCCGGCGTGCCACCCTCCTTGGCCTGCGCCTCGAACATCTCGGCGAAGGACTCGGACTCCGGCACGTCCTCGTAGAGGGCGCTGGAGGGCGCGGGCGTCGGCGTCACGGGACGCGGCGCGGGCGCGGCGGAAGCCTCCGCGGCGGCGCTGGTCTGCTCGGCCGTGGCGGTCGCCTCCGCCGGCGCGTCGCCCACCGGGCCCCGCGTCTCGATGGCGCCCGAGGCGCGCTTGACGACGACCATGGGACCGGACGGGCGGCGCTCGCCACCACCCCGCCGCTCGCCGCGGTCGCCACCACCACCGCCGCCGCGCGGACGACGGTCATCGCGCGGAGGGCCACCCTCCGGGCGCGAATCCCGACCCCGGCCGGGCGCGCCACCACCACGCTCGCCGCCGCGCTCACCCCGGCCTCCGCCCTCGCCACGGCCACTGCCGCCCGAGGGGATGCCGAGCATCACGTCGCCGAAGGTCGCCTTCGGCTTCTTGGGGCCCAGCCCGCCCGGACCACCAGCATTGGAACCGTTCTTCTCGTCGCTCACTGCGGAGACCTTCCTGAGACGAAGTCAGCCCGGACTTACCGTGAAGCCGGGCCCATGAAAAAGGCGGCGCACTCTACACGCGCGCCCTGTCCGGCGGAAGCCCAGATGACGCGCACGTGGAATACACCACCCTGGAAGCCCCAACGGCCACCTGGGTGGATTCCATCCCCCGCGCCAGTCCTTGGCTCCCCAACGACACCCAGCCCGGTTCGCGAGGAACCGAGCACGGACGCGGGGTTAGCGCACCAGGCCGAGCTTCCGGCCCGCCTTCTTGAACACCGTCCCGGACTCCGGAATGCCGAGCGCGGCGGTGAGGGCGAAATAGAGGACGCCCATGGGGAGCGCCACGGCGAGGAGGCCCAGGATGGGGTGCAGCCGGGGCGGCGCGAGCACCGAGCCCCCCCACTCCGCCTCCACTCCCGGCATGGGACCCAGCAGCGCCGCGAGCCCCAGCTTGACGCCCAGGGCCGCGAGCCCCGCGACACCCGCCGCGAACCACAGGCGAGGCAACAGCCCGGGCGCCACGCCCACCCGGCCCAGGCGCTTCGTCAGCTTGCGGCGCAGCAGGCCCGCCTCCAGCCAGGCCACCAGCCCGCTGGCGAGCGTGAGCCCCAACGCGCCCATTTCCCCCGGCAGGCCCAGCCACCCGGGCACGTGCAGGCCGAGCAACCACGCGCCGAGCGAGCCCGTCACCACGCGGACGATGGCGAAGCGCAGGGGCGTCTTCGGATCCTTGAGTGCGTAGAAGGCGGAGGCGTAGAGCCGGCCCACGGTGGAGGCGACGAGCCCCACCGAGGCGCCCATCAGCAGGTACCAGAGGTAGCGCGAGTCGGCCGCGTCGAAGCGCCCCGTCTGCAACAGCGCCGCGGCGACCATGTCGCCCACGAACAGGAACGCCGCCGCCGAGGGCACCACCCAGAAGGCGATGCGGCGCGCGCCCCCGTCGATGCGCTGGCGCAGCTTCGCGGCCATCTCCGCCTCGTCCGCGTCCCCCGCCACGCGCGCCATCTCCGGCAGCTCCGCCGCGGACACGGCCATGCCGAACAGGCTCACCGGGATGAGGTAGAGGGTCTGCGCGTACACGAGCGAGGACAGCGCCCGGCCGGAGATGAGCGACGCGAACGCGGTGTCCACCCACGCGCTGAACTGCACCACGCCGCGCCCCAGCACCACGGGGCCGAAGTTGCGCAGCACCTGGCGGACCGCCCCGCTCGCGACCGCCAGCGACGGACGGAAGCGGCCCAGCAGCCGCAGCACGCTCGGCACCTGGACGGCGAACTGCAGGAAGCTGCCCGCCACCACGCCGTAGCCCAGCAGCTCCACCAGCCGGTCCTCGCCATGGCGCCCGCCCACGGCGAACAGCGTGGCGATGATGGCGCCGTTCCAGACGACGGGCGCCAGATAGGACAGGAGGAAGCGCCGGTGGCTGTTGAGGATGCCCAGACACCACGCGCTGAGCACGAGGAAGCCGGTGCCCGGGAAGAGGATGCGCACCACCCGGATGGCGAGCTCCCGCGAGTGGCCCTCGAAGCCCGGGGCGATGGCGTCCACGAAGAAGGGCGTGAACGACATGCCCACCGCCACGAGCACCGCGGTCGCCAGCGACAGCAGCCCGAACACCGCGCCCGCGACGCGGTCCGCCTCCTCGGTGTCCTTGCGACCCAGCAGCTGGGCGTAGACGGGGATGAAGGAGCCGGAGAGGACGCCCTCGCCGAAGAGGTTCTGCAGGAAGTTGGGGATGCGCAGCGCCGCCTTGAACACGGCGGCGGCCTCCGCGTTGCCCAGGTAATGGGCGAACACGCGCTCGCGCACCAGCCCCATCAACCGCGACGCCAGGATGCCGACCGCGACCAGCATCGCGCCGCGCCCTCCGGAGTTGCCGGAGCGTTCAGGCGCGGTGGGCCTGGCGGGTGTGGGCGGCGGGGTGGGCTCTAGCGCGGAGACAGTCACGGGGAACGGGACTCTATGCGTGGCGTCAAGTGGCATGAAGCAGGAAACCCGACGACCCCTGTTTCACTTGACGGTACCCCGGCGGATTGCGAGGGTCCGCTTCCAATGGCCGAAACCCCGGACAGCGACCTGGACGACGTGGCACGCATCCGCCGCGTGCTGGCGCGTGAGCTGGAGACCATCAACGAATACGAGGCGTTCGCCCGGGCCTCCTCGCACCCCGAGGTCCGCGCCTTCTTCCTCCACCTGGCGTCGGAGGAGAAGGAGCATGTCTCCGAAGCCGTCCACATGCTGCGGATGCTCGACAGCGGCCAGGACGGGCGCTTCACCACGCCCATCGCCCCGGGCCACTTCCAGCAGGCCATCTCGGGGGGCGCCCCGGCGACTCCGCCGCCGCCCCCGCCCGGCCCGCCACCCGCGCCGCACCTGCTCAACGGTCGCTCTCCGGTGGAGCCGCTGACCTCCCTGCCCCCGCAGCGCCTGATGTACGGCCTGCCCGCCCCGCCGCCCGCAGTGGAGTCCCATCCGCTGACCGTGGGCTCGCTCCGCAAGGGCGGTAGCGGTCGCTAGACGACGTAGTCCCCCCTCTTCTCCTGTAGAGCCGCTGGAGACTGTTCGATGCCTGACTTCCTTGGACATGCCGAGAACCCGCTTCGCGAAGAGGAGTGGGCTCGCCTGAACGAAACCGTCATCCAGGTGGCGCGCCGCTCGCTGGTGGGCCGCCGCATCCTGGACATCTACGGTCCGCTGGGCGCGGGCGTGCAGACGGTGCCCTACGACGAGTTCCAGGGCGTCTCGCCGGGCGCCGTGGACATCGTCGGCGAGCAGGAGACGGCGATGGTCTTCACCGACGCGCGCAAGTTCAAGACCATCCCCATCATCTACAAGGACTTCCTGCTGCACTGGCGCGACATCGAGGCGGCGCGCACGCACAACATGCCGCTCGACGTGTCCGCCGCCGCCGGCGCC from Myxococcus stipitatus encodes:
- the murJ gene encoding murein biosynthesis integral membrane protein MurJ, which translates into the protein MLVAVGILASRLMGLVRERVFAHYLGNAEAAAVFKAALRIPNFLQNLFGEGVLSGSFIPVYAQLLGRKDTEEADRVAGAVFGLLSLATAVLVAVGMSFTPFFVDAIAPGFEGHSRELAIRVVRILFPGTGFLVLSAWCLGILNSHRRFLLSYLAPVVWNGAIIATLFAVGGRHGEDRLVELLGYGVVAGSFLQFAVQVPSVLRLLGRFRPSLAVASGAVRQVLRNFGPVVLGRGVVQFSAWVDTAFASLISGRALSSLVYAQTLYLIPVSLFGMAVSAAELPEMARVAGDADEAEMAAKLRQRIDGGARRIAFWVVPSAAAFLFVGDMVAAALLQTGRFDAADSRYLWYLLMGASVGLVASTVGRLYASAFYALKDPKTPLRFAIVRVVTGSLGAWLLGLHVPGWLGLPGEMGALGLTLASGLVAWLEAGLLRRKLTKRLGRVGVAPGLLPRLWFAAGVAGLAALGVKLGLAALLGPMPGVEAEWGGSVLAPPRLHPILGLLAVALPMGVLYFALTAALGIPESGTVFKKAGRKLGLVR
- a CDS encoding ferritin encodes the protein MAETPDSDLDDVARIRRVLARELETINEYEAFARASSHPEVRAFFLHLASEEKEHVSEAVHMLRMLDSGQDGRFTTPIAPGHFQQAISGGAPATPPPPPPGPPPAPHLLNGRSPVEPLTSLPPQRLMYGLPAPPPAVESHPLTVGSLRKGGSGR